The proteins below come from a single Leptospira levettii genomic window:
- a CDS encoding LBF_2127 family putative lipoprotein has translation MKKNKSSYFIISFFFMFSCTLDIRQLPTPVKISEVENKETKINLSIRTFQIENELLAEIQPAWKYTFTSYLKNDYFISNNVIFSDSKNENKDFYEIDILMKPILNEVRNYWLSLPVIFPFTGYWPIHYRELEYSINIHYSVYKNHNLIYSDNIFEKDNLTLYFYGLIRTQKFENLIEDTNLRAINSCVKSISLYLFQH, from the coding sequence TCTTTCTTCTTCATGTTTTCTTGTACTTTAGATATTAGACAACTTCCTACTCCCGTTAAAATTTCAGAAGTTGAGAATAAAGAAACTAAAATCAATTTGTCTATCAGAACTTTTCAAATTGAAAATGAACTATTAGCTGAAATTCAACCAGCATGGAAGTATACATTTACTTCCTATCTAAAAAATGATTATTTTATTTCTAATAATGTAATATTCTCTGATTCAAAAAACGAAAACAAGGATTTTTATGAAATTGACATCTTGATGAAACCTATCTTAAACGAAGTAAGAAATTATTGGCTAAGTTTACCAGTAATTTTTCCATTTACTGGATATTGGCCAATACATTACAGAGAACTTGAATATTCCATTAACATACATTATTCAGTGTACAAAAACCATAATTTAATATATTCAGATAATATCTTCGAAAAAGACAATCTTACACTATATTTTTATGGACTAATTAGAACTCAAAAATTTGAAAATTTAATTGAAGATACAAACTTAAGGGCGATCAATTCATGCGTAAAATCTATATCATTATACTTATTTCAACATTAA